The segment AAGCATCAACCAGTCCTATCACAAAAGCTGCAATTAATGAACCAACTATTGTTGCATGAATGGTAGGAACAATAAACTGAGAAACGTATATGACTATCGCCGCAACAATAAATCCTACAAAACCACGGCTTCTTGGTGAAATATCTTTTCCCAATATTAATTCTACAATATAACCTAACAAAGCTATTACCACCGCCGAAATAAGAGCTCCCCAAAAACCTGCAACGCTAAAGCCAGGTACAAGATATCCCACCACCAATAGCACAATAGCTGATACAATAAAACGTATAATGGTTTGTAGCATCAAATCACCTCCTCTAATTATGATAAACAAATTGACAAATTTTATACCTCTGTGATAAAGTAGAAATGTATTAATCCTTGAAAAACTATTTCTTTCGTGGTAAAATTAAATTCGATTGAGGAGGTGAAGCTTTTGGCAAACACAAAATCTGCAAAAAAGAGAATATCTGTTATCGCAAAAAGAACTTTGCGTAATAAAATGATAAAATCAAGAGTCAAAACATTTATTTCTAACTTTAATAAAAGTTTAGCAACAGGAGATATAGAAGCAATAAAAGAAAAATTAAGACTTGCCGTCAAAGAATTGGACAAAGCTGCTACAAAAGGAGTTCTTCACAAAAACACAGTGGCAAGAAAAAAATCCAGACTTTACGCAAAATTTAACGCGCTTTTAAAATCAGCAGCAAGTAATGAATAAAGCGTACCTTAAAAGTACGCTTTTTATCGTTTGCACAATTTTTTTACAAGGTCCTCCAATGCCAAACTGCTATCCGCCCCTGATTTCAAG is part of the Thermoanaerobacter uzonensis DSM 18761 genome and harbors:
- the rpsT gene encoding 30S ribosomal protein S20; the protein is MANTKSAKKRISVIAKRTLRNKMIKSRVKTFISNFNKSLATGDIEAIKEKLRLAVKELDKAATKGVLHKNTVARKKSRLYAKFNALLKSAASNE
- a CDS encoding phage holin family protein, encoding MLQTIIRFIVSAIVLLVVGYLVPGFSVAGFWGALISAVVIALLGYIVELILGKDISPRSRGFVGFIVAAIVIYVSQFIVPTIHATIVGSLIAAFVIGLVDAFVPTELR